Within Rothia sp. ZJ932, the genomic segment TCAGAACGAGAATCTGAATGTTCCCGATGACGTGATGGAGTACATCGCCTCGAATATTTCCACCAATATTCGTGAGCTGGAGGGTGCGCTGATTCGCGTCACTGCCTTTGCATCGCTTAATAAGCAGGGTGTTGATCGGGCGCTGGCTGAGCTGGTGCTCAAGGATTTGATTACGGACGATGGTGCTTCTGAGATTACGGCATCGCAAGTTCTCACGGCTACAGCTACGTATTTTGATGTCACTCTCGATGATTTGAAGTCGAAGTCGCGTACTCGCACGCTGACGACGGCTCGGCAGATTGCTATGTATCTTTTGCGTGAGCTCACCGATATGTCATTGCCGCGTATTGGGCAAGAGCTGGGCGGACGCGATCACACCACCGTGATGCATGCAGATCGTAAGATTCGCACTCTGATGGCGGAGCGACGCACGATTTTTAATCAGGTGACCGATCTGACGAACCGCATTAAGCAGGAGCAGCGGACCCAGAAGTAGTGATGTGGCCCCTGTGGATAAGGTGTGCGTCCACAGGTCTTTAATGTGGACTACTCTTGAATATTTATTCAAAGAGTGTGGATGGCTCCCTATGTATAAATATCCATTCACAATGCATGCACAGTGATACTAAGTTTTCTCCACACACCATCAACAGGCATTTTCCGCGGATTCGCGGGCTCAGCTGGGATTTTCCACAGAATCCACAGGGGTTATTAACACTACGATTCCTTAAAGAAAAGGCCAAATAACAAATTCTGTGCTGCGCTACCTGGTTCATCGGGGGTGTAGGGATTGGATTTTTCGTAATTACATGATTCGGCTGTGACTGCTAGGGGTCGAGATAGAAATTTAGGTAATTACAAACTTTTCTGACCCCCTTAATCGGGTAGACTGAAACATCGAGCTTGCTGCTCTTGAAATAGATTCGTTGTTGTAGCCGGAAAGTTCACCGTGTAAGGGGTATTTGGCGTGAAGTTTGTTGTTGATCGCAGTGTATTGGCAGATGCTGTTAGCTGGACTGCCCGCTCCCTCTCCCCTCGTCCCCCAGTGCCTGTACTTTCGGGTCTGCTCATTAAGGCTGAAGACGGAGCAGTTTCTATTGCTAGCTTCGACTACGAGACCAGCGCCAAGCTCACCATCGAGGCTGAGGTTGAAACCGAAGGCACCACGCTGGTGTCGGGTCGTCTACTGGCTGATATTTCTCGTTCACTGCCTTCTTCAAGTACCGATGTAACCTTCGAGGTCGTAGACTCTAAAGTTCACCTGACCTGCGGAAACTCACGCTTTAATTTGGCTGCTATGCCCGTTGCCGATTACCCGGAGCTTCCCGCTCTTCCCAATATCTCGGGCACCATCGATGGTCACACCTTCGCACGCGCTGTCGCGCAGGTGGGCGTTGCCGCATCCAAAGATGACACCCTGCCCATTCTCACCGGCATCCGCATGGAAATTGAGGGCGACACCATCACCCTGCTTGCAACCGACCGTTATCGTCTGGCAATGCGTGAGCTGACCTGGTCACCGGAATCCAGCGACATTTCAACGGCTGTGCTTGTCAAGGCAAAAACCATGAGCGAAGTCGCCAAAACATTGGGTGCAGCCGGTGATCTGAACCTGGCACTCTCTGGTTCTCAAGAACTTATCGGCTTTGAATCAGGCTCACGCCGCACCACCAGCTTGCTGGTTGGCGGTGAATACCCCAAGATTCGCGCCCTGTTCCCTGAGAACACCCCCATTCACGCGGTAGTACGCACCCAGGATCTTCTCGAAGCCGTTCGTCGAGTCTCATTGGTTGCTGAACGCAACACCCCCGTTCGACTTGCCTTCACTGACAGTCAGCTAACCTTAGATGCAGGCACAGGCGAGGACGCGCAGGCTACCGAGCAGATTCATGCGCAGCTCACCGGTGAAGACATCACCGTGGCCTTCAATCCCTCCTACCTGTCAGAGGGTCTCAACGCTTTCGGCTCAGAGTTCGTACGTTTCTCCTTCACTACTCCCCCCAAGCCCGCTGTGCTCTCAGCACAGGAGGATCCGCTGGGTGAAGATTCTAAGGAATACCGTTACCTGCTCATGCCGGTACGCTTACCCAACCAGTAACCGCAACTTCGCTGTGATTGCCCACTTGCTTAGGCGAAATACCCCGGTAGTCTCCCACTGGGTATAAAGCGCAGCAACATCTTTGAAAGAGAGGGTACGTGCTATGTACATCGACCATATTTCGTTGATGAACTTTCGCACGTACCCTTTGCTGAACCTCGCCCTCACCCCCGGTGTTACCGTTTTTTTGGGTTCTAACGGGGTGGGCAAAACTAACATTTTAGAAGCGGTCGATTACACCGCCCAGCTTTCATCACACCGCGTGAGTAATGATTCCCCGTTGGTGAGGGTGGGCGCGGATCGCGCCTATATTCGCACCAGGGTGGTGCGCGGCGGGCAACAGACCATCATGGAATTCGAACTGGCACCGGGCAAAAGCAACCGTGTACGCATCAACCGGGCAGCTCCCGTCCGCGCTCGCGAAGCACTGGGCATTAACCACACGATTTTGTTTTCTCCTGAGGATCTGCAGCTAATCAAGGGGGAACCTGTCTACCGTCGTCGTTTCATTGATGATTTAGCGGTAGCCTTGCGACCTGCTGTCAATATATACCGCAGTGAGTATGAAAAGGTGTTGCGTCAGCGCAACTCCCTTTTGAAATCCATGCGCTCCCGCAGGGCTGATGTAACAGACCTCAATACATTACGTATTTGGAATGAACAGCTGGCGGACGCCGGTGCCCACTTGGTACAGGCGCGTCTGCGCGTCCTGGCTCTGCTATTGCCTCAGTTGCAGCGCGCTTATCGCGAGATGACCGACGGTGCTAAGACTGTGGAATTCACCTACGAATCGGTCGCCCTGCCCCCTGTGACCGCCACTGTCATAGATAGGGCAGCGCTCATGAGCGTAGAAGATCTCAAGCGCGCACTGCTGCAATCGCTGGGCGAAAAGCAGAAGGAAGAACTAGAACGCGGAGTGAGCCTTGTCGGGCCCCACCGTGATGAACTGATTTTAGAACTCGGTGGTATTCCGGCTCGTGGCTTCGCTTCCCACGGTGAAACCTGGTCTTATGCTCTGGCGCTGCGCCTTGCCTCTTGGTACGTGCATGTGAGTGACAACTCCTCCCCCGGTGCCTCCCCTATTCTCTTGCTCGATGATGTTTTTGCTGAACTCGATACCGCCCGCCGAACCCGCCTGGGTGAAATTGTTGCCGGTGCCGAGCAGGTACTGATTACCTGCGCCGTTGACACCGATATACCCGCTGCTCTGCGTGAAAATATGAGCTTGGTGCAGGTGGTTACCGGTGAGGCGCAGAAGGTGGACGCGCTCACTCCCTCCCCGCGGGCTGAGGCGCAACCTGCGCGTCCTGAGAACCAACACCGCGAACCGACAGATGAACACGAGGCTTCGGAGCGCCCATGAGCCAGCCGGTAGACCCGCATCGCTATGAAGATGAGGTCGATGCGCCCCATGCTTTGCTCAACAGATTGCGTATCAGCGCGACAGCTCGCGGAGAAGGACGTCTGAATAAGGCGGCGTCAAAGAAGCTGATCCGGGATTTTGGTGCGGCGATGAGTGCCACTCCGGGGTCTAAGCGCAAGCGATCTTTTTATGCCCATGATCCCCGCCTACTGGGGGGTTACTCGGGGCCCAGCAAGAGTGCTCGTGACCCCAAACCGCTCACCGAACTCATGGAAACCATGATCGCTTCGCGCGGGTGGAAGGAGCCTGTTGCAGTCTCTAGCGTTCTGGCACGCTGGGAACAGCTGGTGGGTGCCCACCTTGCCTCCTATGCGCGTCCTGTGAGCTTTAATGACTCCACGGTGGTGATTGAGTGTCAAACGACACCGCAGGCAGTGAACTTGCGCATGATGACTCATGAAATCCTCAAAGTGTTTGAGCGTGAGCTGGGGGCGGGGGTGGTGCAGAAAATCCAGGTATTTGGGCCTGAAACCCCCTCATGGAAGCGTGGACGCCGCGTTGCACCGGGTATGCGTGGGCCGCGAGATACCTACGGGTAGATGGCGTACGTGCCTGTATAGAGCGCGCTCGCGGTGCTCTGTGCATGGGACGGCAGAACCCTCGCGAGAGCCTCCGTGAGCCACCGCGAACATCCAAAGAAGAAAAAACAGCCGCCAGATGTGTTGAGGACTCAAAAGGTCTTGACCTACAGCTACGGGGGGTCAAGCCCTAAAAACCGCATTTACGGGCTTTTAAGCGGGACTTACCCCTTTCAATCCGGTAGAGTAAGAGGTAATCGTGCGCTCTGCGCGCCCTTCTCTTTCGAAGCTGAAAACGATCACGTTTAAGCGACTGCTCGGTACCTGAAATAACTGCTGGCAGTTGGCAGTTTTCAAGCAGTGTAGAAGTGGCTGTGAGTTTGGGGCGCCTTTCTAAGCACAAGGAGCCTGAGAAAAACAGTGGCAACTGAAGAAACACCGCGCGAATACGGCGCGAGTGACATTACCGTTCTTGAAGGTCTCGAAGCCGTTCGCAAGCGTCCGGGTATGTACATCGGCTCAACTACAGAGCGCGGTCTGCATCACCTGGTCTACGAAGTGGTCGATAACTCCGTTGATGAGGCGCTGGCAGGGTATGCCGATCGCATTGATGTCACCATTCAAAAAGACGGTGCGGTGCGCGTTAAAGACAACGGTCGCGGTATTCCTGTAGACGAACACCCTACCGAGCATAAGCCCACCGTTGAGGTCGTCATGACTATTCTGCACGCCGGCGGTAAGTTTGGCGGCGGCGGTTACGCTGTCTCCGGTGGTCTGCACGGTGTTGGTATTTCTGTGGTGAACGCGCTCTCAACGCGCGTGCTGACCGAGGTTCGCCGTCAGGGGTACTCCTGGAATATCTCCTTCAAAGACGGCGGTCACACTGACCAGCAGCTCATCCGCGGTGAGCCTACCGATGAAACCGGTACCACTCAGACTTTCTACCCCGATGCCTCAATTTTTGAGACCGTAGATTTCGATTTTGAAACCCTGCGTGCGCGTTTTCAACAGATGGCGTTCCTCAACAAGGGTCTTACCATTGCTCTTACTGATGAGCGTGAGCAGTTTGAAAAGGACGAGGTTGCTGGCGATGACGAAGCCGCTAAAGAAATTCCCCTGAACCAGGTGGGCGCAAGCGACGATGGGTACAAGACCGTTACCTACCTCTACGAAAACGGTTTGTTGGACTACGTGAAGTTCTTGAATGAGTCCAAGAATCTGACCGTGGTGAATGAAGAGGTTATCGACTTTGAGGGTGAAGATACCGAGCGTGTGATGACCCTTGAGGTCGCGATGCAGTGGACTTCTTCTTATAAAGAGTCGGTACACACTTACGCCAACACCATTAACACTCACGAGGGCGGTACCCATGAAGAGGGCTTCCGTACCGCACTGACCACCCTGATTAACCGTTACGCCCGCGAGAACAAGCTACTGCGTGAAAAGGACGATAACCTCACCGGTGAGGACGTTCGCGAGGGTCTGACCGCGGTTGTCTCGGTCAAGATTTCAGAACCTCAGTTTGAGGGTCAGACTAAGACCAAGCTGGGTAACTCTGAAGCGAAATCCTTTGTGCAGCGCGCCATGATGGATCACTTGGGTGACTGGTTTGAGCGTAACCCCAGCACTGCTAAAGAGATTATCCGCCGTGCTATTACCGCGTCCCAGGCTCGTATTGCTGCGCGTAAGGCACGCGAGACCACCCGCCGCAAGGGTCTGCTCGAATCAGGCTTTATGCCCGGTAAGCTCAAGGACTGCTCATCGAAAGAACCCAGCATCTCTGAAATCTTTATGGTGGAGGGTGACTCCGCGGGCGGTTCAGCGGTGCAGGGTCGAGACCCTGTAACCCAGGCGATTTTGCCCCTGCGCGGTAAGATCCTCAACGTTGAGCGCGCTCGCATTGACCGCGCCCTCTCCAACTCCGAAATTCAGTCGATGATTACCGCTTTCGGTACCGGCATTGGTGATGAGTTCGATATCGAAAAGGCGCGCTATCACAAGGTAATTTTGATGGCTGATGCTGACGTCGACGGTCAGCACATCACCACCTTGCTGCTGACCCTGCTCTTTAGGTTCATGCGTCCGCTTATTGAAGCTGGCTACGTGTACCTGGCACAGCCTCCGCTCTACCGTCTTAAGTGGTCGAACGCGCCACATGATTACGTGTATACGGACGCGCAGCGCGATGAGGCTTTGCGCGCCGGTCAGGCAAAGGGCTGGCGCCTGCCCAAGGATAACGGCATTCAGCGTTACAAGGGTCTGGGCGAGATGGACTACTCGGAGCTGTGGGAAACCACTATGGATCCCGAGAAGCGCACCCTGCTGCAGGTGACCATGACCGATGCTGCTGCCGCTGATCAGATTTTCTCTGTGCTGATGGGTGAAGACGTGGAGGCGCGTCGTGAGTTTATTCAGCAGAACGCTAAGGACATTCGATTCCTTGATATCTAAGGGTTTTTCGTGTGAAAAACCGGCTATATAGCTGATGAAGAATATTAGGTATTGAAGAAGAGAGACGTAAGGAATTGAACATGAGCGACGAAACTATTAACAGCTCAGAACCCTTTGAGGGCGTTGTCGTCAATGAAGAAGGCGCTATTGTTGCCGGACGTGTGGAGCAGGTCGACCTGCAGGGCGAGATACAGCGTTCTTACTTGGACTACGCCATGGCGGTTATTGTTGGGCGCGCACTGCCCGATGTTCGTGACGGTTTGAAGCCCGTACACCGCCGCGTTATTTACGCGATGTACGACGGTGGCTACCGTCCGGAGCGTTCTTTCAACAAGTGCGCTCGCGTGGTGGGGGACGTGATGGGGCAGTACCACCCGCACGGTGACTCGGCTATTTATGACACCCTGGTGCGTCTGATTCAGAGCTGGGTCATGCGTTACCCGCTGGCTTTGGGGCAGGGTAACTTCGGTTCACCGGGTAACGATGGGGCTGCGGCTCCCCGTTACACCGAAACTAAGATGGCTCCCATCGCCCTGGAAATGGTGCGCGATATCAACGAGGACACCGTTGATTTTCAGGATAACTACGACGGCAAGTCGCAGGAACCTACCGTTTTGCCTGCCCGTATTCCTAATCTCTTGGTGAATGGTTCATCGGGTATTGCTGTGGGTATGGCAACCAACATTCCGCCGCACAACTTGCGCGAGGTTGCCGACGGTGTGCAGTGGTTCTTGGAGAACCCCGAGGCTACCAACGAGGAGTTGCTTGAGGCTCTGATTGCCCGCATTAAGGGCCCGGACTTCCCCACTGGCGCAACTATTTTGGGTCATAAGGGTATTGAGGATGCCTACCGCACCGGTCGTGGTTCTATCACTATGCGCGCGGTGGTCAATGTTGAGGAAATCAAGGGTCGCACCTGCCTAGTGGTCACTGAACTGCCGTACCAGGCAAACCCCGATAACCTTGCTATCAAGATTGCTGAGCTTATTAAGGACGGCAAAATCGGCGGTATTGCTGATTTGCGCGATGAGACTTCTGGCCGTACCGGTCAGCGCCTGGTTATTGTGCTCAAGCGCGATGCTGTGGCGAAGGTGGTGCTGAACAATCTTTACAAGCACACCTCCTTGCAGGAGAACTTCTCTGCGAACATGCTGGCGATTGTGGACGGTGTGCCCCGCACACTGTCGCTCGATGCTTTCATCCGTCACTGGGTTAACCACCAGATGGAAGTTATTGTTCGCCGTACTAAGTACCGTTTGAAGCAGGCTGAAGAAGAGGCGCACATTTTGCGCGGTCTGCTTAAGGCATTAGATGCGCTCGATGAGGTTATTGCCCTGATTCGCCGCTCTCCCACTGCTGATGAAGCGCGTACCGGTTTGATGCAGCTGCTTGATATTGATGAGTCACAGGCTCAGGCTATTTTGAACATGCAGTTGCGCCGTCTGGCTGCTCTGGAGCGTCAGAAGATTCAGGATCGCCATGACGAGCTGATGCGCATGATCGACAAATATAACGCCATTATCGCTTCAGAGGATCGTCAACGTCAGATCATTTCTGAAGAGCTGGGCGATATCGTCAACCGTTACGGTGATGACCGTCGCACCAAGATTCTTATGGGTTATGACGGCGATATGTCGATGGAAGATTTGATTCCTGAAGAGGAAGTCGTGGTGACGATTACCCGCGGCGGTTACGTCAAGCGAACCCGTAGCGACCAGTACCGTAGCCAGCACCGCGGCGGTAAGGGCATCAAGGGCGCGTCTTTGCGCGGTGATGACGTGGTCGATCACTTCTTCGTGACTACCACGCACACCTGGATTCTCTTCTTCACTAACTTTGGCCGCGTTTACCGCACCAAGGCATACGAGTTACTGGAGGCAGGACGCGACGCGAAAGGTCAGCATATTGCTAACCTGTTAGCCTTCCAACCCAATGAAGAAATCGCTCAGGTGATGGAACTTTCCTCCTACGAGGATGCTCCTTACCTGGTGCTTGCCACTAAGAACGGTCTGATTAAAAAGACCAAGCTCTCTGACTACGACACCAACCGTACTGCTGGCGTTATCGCTATCAACCTGCGTGATGGTGATGAGTTGGTATCAGCAATGCTTGCCTCAGCTGAGGACGATCTGATGCTGATTTCCCGCAAGGGGCAGTCACTGCGTTTTACCGCCACCGATGAGGCACTGCGTCCGATGGGTCGAGCCACCTCCGGTGTAACCGGTATGAAGTTCCGCGATGATGATGAATTGCTCAGCGCCAATGTCGTTAGCGATGATTCCTTCGTCTTTGTTGTAACCGAGGGCGGCTACGCTAAGCGCACCCAGGTTGACCAGTATCGCGTTCAAGGACGCGGTGGCTTGGGCATCAAGGTTGCCAAACTCGCCGAAGATCGCGGCGATTTGGTGGGTGGTTTGATTGTTTCTGAGGACGATGAGGTACTGGTTGTCATGCAGGGCGGCAAGGTTGTTCGCACCGCAGTGTCAGAGGTTCCCGCGAAGGGGCGCGACACTATGGGCGTCATCTTCGCAAAGCCTTCAGTTGGCGATCAGATTGTGGGCGTGGCACGTAATCACGACCGCCAGCTTGAAGAGGAAGCTGAGGG encodes:
- a CDS encoding DUF721 domain-containing protein yields the protein MSQPVDPHRYEDEVDAPHALLNRLRISATARGEGRLNKAASKKLIRDFGAAMSATPGSKRKRSFYAHDPRLLGGYSGPSKSARDPKPLTELMETMIASRGWKEPVAVSSVLARWEQLVGAHLASYARPVSFNDSTVVIECQTTPQAVNLRMMTHEILKVFERELGAGVVQKIQVFGPETPSWKRGRRVAPGMRGPRDTYG
- the recF gene encoding DNA replication/repair protein RecF, with amino-acid sequence MYIDHISLMNFRTYPLLNLALTPGVTVFLGSNGVGKTNILEAVDYTAQLSSHRVSNDSPLVRVGADRAYIRTRVVRGGQQTIMEFELAPGKSNRVRINRAAPVRAREALGINHTILFSPEDLQLIKGEPVYRRRFIDDLAVALRPAVNIYRSEYEKVLRQRNSLLKSMRSRRADVTDLNTLRIWNEQLADAGAHLVQARLRVLALLLPQLQRAYREMTDGAKTVEFTYESVALPPVTATVIDRAALMSVEDLKRALLQSLGEKQKEELERGVSLVGPHRDELILELGGIPARGFASHGETWSYALALRLASWYVHVSDNSSPGASPILLLDDVFAELDTARRTRLGEIVAGAEQVLITCAVDTDIPAALRENMSLVQVVTGEAQKVDALTPSPRAEAQPARPENQHREPTDEHEASERP
- the dnaN gene encoding DNA polymerase III subunit beta, coding for MKFVVDRSVLADAVSWTARSLSPRPPVPVLSGLLIKAEDGAVSIASFDYETSAKLTIEAEVETEGTTLVSGRLLADISRSLPSSSTDVTFEVVDSKVHLTCGNSRFNLAAMPVADYPELPALPNISGTIDGHTFARAVAQVGVAASKDDTLPILTGIRMEIEGDTITLLATDRYRLAMRELTWSPESSDISTAVLVKAKTMSEVAKTLGAAGDLNLALSGSQELIGFESGSRRTTSLLVGGEYPKIRALFPENTPIHAVVRTQDLLEAVRRVSLVAERNTPVRLAFTDSQLTLDAGTGEDAQATEQIHAQLTGEDITVAFNPSYLSEGLNAFGSEFVRFSFTTPPKPAVLSAQEDPLGEDSKEYRYLLMPVRLPNQ
- the gyrB gene encoding DNA topoisomerase (ATP-hydrolyzing) subunit B, which encodes MATEETPREYGASDITVLEGLEAVRKRPGMYIGSTTERGLHHLVYEVVDNSVDEALAGYADRIDVTIQKDGAVRVKDNGRGIPVDEHPTEHKPTVEVVMTILHAGGKFGGGGYAVSGGLHGVGISVVNALSTRVLTEVRRQGYSWNISFKDGGHTDQQLIRGEPTDETGTTQTFYPDASIFETVDFDFETLRARFQQMAFLNKGLTIALTDEREQFEKDEVAGDDEAAKEIPLNQVGASDDGYKTVTYLYENGLLDYVKFLNESKNLTVVNEEVIDFEGEDTERVMTLEVAMQWTSSYKESVHTYANTINTHEGGTHEEGFRTALTTLINRYARENKLLREKDDNLTGEDVREGLTAVVSVKISEPQFEGQTKTKLGNSEAKSFVQRAMMDHLGDWFERNPSTAKEIIRRAITASQARIAARKARETTRRKGLLESGFMPGKLKDCSSKEPSISEIFMVEGDSAGGSAVQGRDPVTQAILPLRGKILNVERARIDRALSNSEIQSMITAFGTGIGDEFDIEKARYHKVILMADADVDGQHITTLLLTLLFRFMRPLIEAGYVYLAQPPLYRLKWSNAPHDYVYTDAQRDEALRAGQAKGWRLPKDNGIQRYKGLGEMDYSELWETTMDPEKRTLLQVTMTDAAAADQIFSVLMGEDVEARREFIQQNAKDIRFLDI
- the gyrA gene encoding DNA gyrase subunit A, with product MSDETINSSEPFEGVVVNEEGAIVAGRVEQVDLQGEIQRSYLDYAMAVIVGRALPDVRDGLKPVHRRVIYAMYDGGYRPERSFNKCARVVGDVMGQYHPHGDSAIYDTLVRLIQSWVMRYPLALGQGNFGSPGNDGAAAPRYTETKMAPIALEMVRDINEDTVDFQDNYDGKSQEPTVLPARIPNLLVNGSSGIAVGMATNIPPHNLREVADGVQWFLENPEATNEELLEALIARIKGPDFPTGATILGHKGIEDAYRTGRGSITMRAVVNVEEIKGRTCLVVTELPYQANPDNLAIKIAELIKDGKIGGIADLRDETSGRTGQRLVIVLKRDAVAKVVLNNLYKHTSLQENFSANMLAIVDGVPRTLSLDAFIRHWVNHQMEVIVRRTKYRLKQAEEEAHILRGLLKALDALDEVIALIRRSPTADEARTGLMQLLDIDESQAQAILNMQLRRLAALERQKIQDRHDELMRMIDKYNAIIASEDRQRQIISEELGDIVNRYGDDRRTKILMGYDGDMSMEDLIPEEEVVVTITRGGYVKRTRSDQYRSQHRGGKGIKGASLRGDDVVDHFFVTTTHTWILFFTNFGRVYRTKAYELLEAGRDAKGQHIANLLAFQPNEEIAQVMELSSYEDAPYLVLATKNGLIKKTKLSDYDTNRTAGVIAINLRDGDELVSAMLASAEDDLMLISRKGQSLRFTATDEALRPMGRATSGVTGMKFRDDDELLSANVVSDDSFVFVVTEGGYAKRTQVDQYRVQGRGGLGIKVAKLAEDRGDLVGGLIVSEDDEVLVVMQGGKVVRTAVSEVPAKGRDTMGVIFAKPSVGDQIVGVARNHDRQLEEEAEGEEGENGAEKNTAENSEVAENEVPLDNQTDENTADAVEPAQHGGN